A single region of the Silene latifolia isolate original U9 population chromosome 8, ASM4854445v1, whole genome shotgun sequence genome encodes:
- the LOC141594021 gene encoding senescence-specific cysteine protease SAG12-like encodes MAFTNIFYFALILILAYKASKTVSRPIENNTTTLSTRPMHNMRLMHEQWMAQYGRTYKHVQEKEKRFKIFKENVKRINKFNNGPTKKSYTLRINQFTDLTSEEVRSSRKGSRGQLNPLDASMTKELNASAFNFYGDQSNIASFVDWRMRGAITPIKNQGQCGSCWTFATVAAIESINQITTGQLISLSEQDILDCLDTSGNGGCNGGVMAEAFNFIAQGNHLPTEYEYPYQGGRGQCMMPRGGEPGGVTISNWKYLLQPNDFASLKSALNTQPVAISIDSNSFDFDHYGGGIYDMPLRWNYNDHDLLLIGYGTDENGIDYWLLKNSWGIYWGEEGYMRLLMDEYQCPIAQNAFVPVM; translated from the exons ATGGCTTTCACTAACATATTCTACTTTGCCCTAATCCTTATTCTCGCCTACAAAGCCTCCAAAACAGTCTCACGTCCTATCGAAAACAACACCACCACGCTATCAACGAGACCGATGCACAATATGAGGCTCATGCACGAGCAATGGATGGCTCAATACGGTCGCACGTACAAACACGTGCAAGAAAAAGAGAAACGTTTCAAAATCTTCAAAGAAAATGTGAAACGTATAAATAAATTTAACAATGGCCCAACAAAAAAATCTTATACGTTACGCATCAATCAGTTTACTGACTTAACTTCAGAAGAGGTTCGATCGAGTCGTAAGGGGTCGAGGGGTCAATTGAATCCACTCGACGCGTCCATGACAAAGGAGTTAAATGCGAGTGCATTTAACTTTTATGGTGACCAAAGTAATATTGCGTCTTTTGTGGATTGGAGGATGAGAGGAGCAATCACTCCGATTAAGAACCAAGGGCAATGTG GATCATGTTGGACATTTGCAACAGTAGCAGCAATAGAAAgcataaaccaaataacaacagGACAACTAATATCCCTTTCAGAGCAAGACATCCTAGATTGCCTAGACACATCCGGTAACGGTGGTTGCAACGGCGGTGTTATGGCCGAGGCCTTCAATTTCATAGCACAAGGTAACCACCTTCCTACGGAATACGAGTACCCGTACCAAGGTGGCAGGGGTCAATGTATGATGCCACGGGGTGGCGAACCAGGCGGAGTCACTATTAGTAACTGGAAATACTTACTACAACCTAATGACTTTGCCTCGCTTAAGAGCGCATTGAACACGCAACCGGTGGCCATTAGTATTGACTCAAACTCGTTCGATTTTGATCATTATGGAGGTGGGATTTATGATATGCCACTAAGATGGAATTATAATGATCATGATCTTCTTTTAATCGGGTATGGTACCGATGAAAATGGGATTGATTATTGGTTATTGAAGAATTCTTGGGGAATTTATTGGGGTGAAGAGGGTTATATGAGATTGCTTATGGATGAATATCAATGCCCTATTGCTCAAAATGCCTTTGTTCCTGTCATGTAA
- the LOC141594520 gene encoding putative F-box protein At1g47730, whose protein sequence is MVRNIEQKVKGRVIKRNCATSNASNADIPEDIQIEILSRLSFKSLSRGKCVSKHWNDTLTIQAFLLKHSRSYDKHSKLAFVVKSSVWGKRSIISFELNDDNTPKTETVTVAKPKTTAPLIKGQDVYFTDLPKCDLVNRDFGYSESFYMSNICNGLICLFRPYSTFVSLLNIKTRDFIQLPPIIITMKSMSVFRCSYALGFDPVQQVFKVLNISYGRRSNDTSIIKAAILTVGSKYWNPVDNENLSSSVTENLPEWTATNSLCLDGVIYLLRKKLFSNVIVAFDFNREAFRDYELVMTPITQSTLGRRYYLTCLKQCPTLFIWNAQSDLTDDVVQWTLFNHKNPNATWKRRNFTNNYSTDNAHFATIAGGSTLLRFWELINNSEYSWYFFYDLEKFAIE, encoded by the coding sequence ATGGTGAGGAATATCGAGCAAAAGGTTAAAGGCAGAGTTATAAAGCGGAACTGCGCTACGAGCAATGCATCAAATGCAGACATTCCTGAAGATATTCAAATTGAAATCCTATCAAGGCTGTCATTCAAGTCATTGTCAAGAGGCAAGTGTGTTTCGAAACACTGGAATGATACATTAACCATACAAGCATTCTTGCTTAAACACTCTCGTTCGTATGATAAACATTCAAAACTTGCTTTTGTGGTAAAATCGAGTGTTTGGGGAAAACGATCGATTATCTCATTTGAGCTCAATGATGACAACACCCCCAAAACGGAGACTGTAACTGTAGCAAAGCCAAAAACAACTGCCCCTCTGATCAAAGGGCAGGATGTATATTTCACTGATTTACCTAAGTGTGATTTGGTCAACCGAGACTTTGGTTATAGTGAATCTTTTTACATGTCCAATATATGCAACGGCCTAATTTGTCTCTTTCGTCCATATTCAACGTTTGTCAGTCTTTTAAACATAAAAACCCGGGATTTTATCCAGCTTCCTCCAATAATAATAACTATGAAGTCTATGAGTGTTTTTAGATGTTCGTATGCATTAGGGTTTGATCCTGTACAACAAGTATTCAAAGTTCTGAATATTAGTTATGGAAGAAGAAGCAACGATACTAGTATCATCAAGGCCGCGATATTGACTGTTGGATCGAAATATTGGAACCCGGTAGACAATGAAAATTTATCGAGTTCAGTAACCGAGAACTTACCTGAGTGGACGGCCACTAATAGCCTTTGTCTTGATGGAGTGATTTATTTGCTCCGTAAAAAATTATTCAGTAATGTTATTGTTGCTTTTGATTTTAATCGCGAGGCGTTCAGAGATTACGAGCTTGTCATGACACCCATTACACAATCGACTTTGGGCAGACGATACTATTTGACATGTTTGAAACAGTGCCCAACCCTGTTTATTTGGAATGCGCAAAGTGATCTGACTGATGACGTCGTACAATGGACACTATTTAACCATAAAAATCCGAATGCAACTTGGAAAAGGAGGAATTTTACTAATAATTATTCCACTGACAACGCTCATTTCGCAACTATTGCAGGAGGTAGCACCCTACTACGATTTTGGGAATTGATTAATAATTCCGAGTATTCTTGGTATTTTTTTTATGATCTTGAAAAGTTCGCCATAGAGTAA
- the LOC141594519 gene encoding putative F-box protein At5g62060 has protein sequence MSINGDFVKPLEQDLYFFYNLENLAVHIVASSMEMNVKQNIEGGVKRQECNTSDASSADIIPEDIEIDILSRLSCKSLSRCQCVSKHWNDTITIKAFLLKNSLSYDKHPQLAFAVRSGIWEKGSVLSYKLDDADKTTTLSDFIRLPAITIKSVDPFRFWYALGFDPVQQVFKILISIYPCSKKKCTPAKAAILTVGSKYWNPIDYKSLHWRSINNSICLNGVIYWVHKNKIDNFIELTVVAFDLNHEAFITDNELVVTPMRTTYTRHYLTSLKECPTLFIWKMKSDDHTEEVEQWTLFNHKTLNAAWKMRNFTNMMVPSDAHGDTVAGGSTLLRYSHPIDYSDYSVYVFYDLEKLFAIE, from the exons ATGTCAATCAAtggtgattttgtgaaacctcTAGAACAGGATTTGTATTTCTTCTATAATCTCGAGAATTTAGCAGTCCA CATAGTTGCTAGTTCCATGGAGATGAATGTTAAGCAAAACATTGAAGGCGGAGTTAAAAGACAGGAGTGCAATACGAGTGATGCATCGAGCGCAGACATCATTCCTGAAGACATTGAAATTGATATATTGTCAAGGCTGTCATGCAAGTCATTGTCGAGATGCCAGTGTGTTTCGAAACACTGGAATGATACAATAACCATAAAAGCATTCCTGCTTAAAAACTCTCTTTCATATGATAAACATCCGCAACTAGCGTTCGCGGTACGCTCGGGTATTTGGGAAAAAGGCTCGGTTTTGTCATACAAGCTCGATGATGCTGATAAAACGACGACTTTGTCG GATTTTATCCGTCTTCCTGCTATAACTATCAAGTCTGTGGATCCTTTCAGATTTTGGTATGCATTAGGGTTTGATCCTGTACAGCAAGTATTCAAAATTCTGATTAGTATTTACCCATGCAGTAAAAAAAAGTGTACTCCTGCCAAGGCCGCGATACTGACGGTTGGATCGAAATATTGGAACCCAATAGACTATAAATCTTTACATTGGCGGAGTATCAACAATAGCATTTGTCTTAATGGAGTGATTTATTGGgtccacaaaaacaaaatcgatAATTTTATTGAGCTAACCGTTGTTGCATTTGATTTGAATCACGAGGCGTTCATCACAGATAATGAGCTTGTCGTGACACCCATGAGAACGACGTACACACGACACTATTTGACGTCTCTGAAAGAGTGCCCAACTCTCTTCATTTGGAAGATGAAAAGTGATGATCACACTGAAGAAGTAGAACAATGGACATTATTTAACCATAAAACTCTGAATGCAGCTTGGAAGATGAGGAATTTTACTAATATGATGGTACCTTCCGACGCTCATGGGGATACTGTTGCAGGAGGTAGCACATTGCTACGATATTCGCATCCGATTGATTATTCCGACTATTCTGTGTACGTTTTTTATGATCTAGAGAAGTTATTTGCCATAGAGTAA
- the LOC141594517 gene encoding putative F-box protein At1g47800, whose translation MSDASFEDIPEEIHIAILSKLPPKSLSRCKCVSKHWNDTLTIRAFLLNQSISYDKHPNLFFVALPESVTREFNSILSFELTKATTMSVVIEWDNCRRKTSIEEVIKGYQEDFIRRLMARHDYMSNICNDLICIFDLSSKNVGLLNVKTQDYIRLPAITMDSADQFIIFWYALGFDPVNKVFKVLCIFSQNKWYDTKASILTLGSKYWKPIEYECLPGSVTENAPYWSSNNSICLDGVIYWVNETINEYYSIKLTVVAFDLNRETFRDYELVVEIAGTFSYYLTSLKGCPTLFSWKKKSDEIQQLTLFNHKNPNVAWSRRNFIANDFPKIFNYGRPSTCVAGGSILLHMVRPSGAPEPLSCYIWYDLEKLAAEEE comes from the coding sequence ATGAGCGATGCATCATTTGAAGACATTCCTGAAGAAATTCATATTGCAATCTTGTCAAAGCTGCCACCGAAATCATTGTCAAGATGCAAGTGTGTATCGAAACACTGGAATGATACATTAACTATAAGAGCTTTCTTACTCAATCAATCTATTTCATATGATAAACATCCAAATCTTTTCTTTGTAGCATTGCCAGAGTCGGTAACTAGAGAATTTAACTCGATTCTCTCATTCGAGCTGACAAAGGCAACAACAATGAGCGTAGTTATCGAGTGGGATAATTGCCGGAGAAAGACGAGTATTGAGGAGGTAATAAAAGGGTATCAAGAAGATTTCATTCGTCGTCTCATGGCCAGGCATGATTACATGTCCAATATATGCAATGACCTCATTTGTATTTTTGATCTGTCTTCAAAGAATGTCGGTCTTTTAAACGTTAAAACCCAGGATTATATCCGTCTACCTGCAATAACTATGGATAGTGCTGATCAATTCATCATATTTTGGTATGCATTAGGGTTTGATCCTGTAAATAAGGTATTCAAGGTTCTGTGTATTTTTTCTCAAAACAAATGGTATGATACCAAGGCCTCGATATTGACTCTTGGATCGAAATATTGGAAACCAATCGAGTATGAATGTTTACCTGGTTCAGTGACCGAGAACGCGCCTTATTGGAGTAGCAACAATAGCATTTGTCTTGATGGAGTGATCTATTGGGTCAATGAGACTATAAATGAATACTATTCTATTAAGTTAACCGTGGTTGCTTTTGATCTGAATCGCGAGACATTCAGAGATTACGAGCTGGTTGTCGAAATTGCTGGGACATTCAGTTACTATTTGACATCCTTAAAAGGGTGTCCAACTCTGTTCAGTTGGAAGAAAAAAAGTGATGAGATACAACAGTTGACATTGTTTAACCATAAAAATCCTAATGTGGCGTGGAGTAGGAGGAATTTTATTGCAAACGATTTTCCTAAAATCTTCAATTACGGCAGACCTTCGACTTGTGTTGCAGGAGGTAGCATCCTATTACATATGGTAAGGCCTTCAGGAGCCCCAGAACCTTTGTCTTGTTATATATGGTATGATCTTGAGAAGCTCGCCGCAGAGGAGGAATAA
- the LOC141594518 gene encoding putative F-box protein At3g52320, with product MSNAIILVIPEEIQIEILSRLPPKSLARFNCVSKHWNDTLTIQAFFVSHSRSYDKHSKLAFVGQRHNISGYNFIVSFELNDDNYINPNTVNHHFAVAERTIVPSSEKIIRGEKIYFGEFLSSTINPSMSNICNDLICLLDPSSTRVVLLNLKTRDFIHLPAITKPMYDFRLWCALGFDPVNKVFKVLSIIYRVDSCKGCAAKAAILTVGSKYWKTIEYECLPSSLTKKKPELNITNNSLYLDGVIYWAHDVRTCRGKCVLTFVEFDLNREAFRDYEIVVTIDGDMTFGYYLTSLKGRPTLFLLNRERNEIKQLTLFKHKNLNAAWNRRILASDDFPAFYIFAFTGDFVQDLASC from the coding sequence ATGAGCAATGCAATAATTTTAGTCATTCCTGAAGAAATTCAGATTGAAATCTTGTCAAGGTtaccaccaaagtcattggcaagATTCAATTGTGTTTCGAAACATTGGAATGATACTTTAACCATCCAAGCATTCTTTGTTAGCCACTCCCGTTCATACGATAAACACTCAAAACTTGCTTTTGTCGGACAACGACATAatatttcgggatataatttcaTTGTCTCATTCGAGCTCAACGATGATAATTATATAAACCCAAACACCGTAAATCATCATTTTGCGGTTGCTGAGCGAACGATTGTGCCAAGTAGTGAGAAGATAATTAGAGGGGAGAAGATATATTTCGGAGAATTTTTATCGAGCACTATTAATCCTTCTATGTCGAATATATGCAATGACCTAATTTGTCTCCTTGATCCATCTTCAACGCGTGTCGTTCTCTTAAACTTAAAAACCCGGGATTTTATCCATCTTCCTGCAATAACGAAGCCAATGTATGATTTCAGATTATGGTGTGCATTAGGGTTTGATCCTGTAAATAAGGTATTCAAAGTTCTGAGTATAATTTATAGAGTCGATTCGTGCAAAGGGTGTGCTGCCAAGGCCGCGATATTAACTGTTGGATCGAAATATTGGAAAACAATTGAGTATGAATGTTTACCTAGTTCACTGACTAAGAAAAAGCCTGAATTGAATATCACCAATAATAGCCTTTATCTCGACGGAGTAATATATTGGGCACATGATGTGAGAACTTGTCGTGGTAAATGTGTGTTAACCTTTGTTGAATTTGATTTGAATCGTGAGGCGTTCAGAGATTATGAGATTGTCGTGACAATCGACGGGGATATGACATTTGGATACTATTTGACATCCTTAAAAGGCCGCCCAACTCTTTTCCTATTGAATAgggaaagaaatgaaataaaacagtTGACGTTGTTTAAACATAAAAATCTGAATGCGGCTTGGAACCGGAGGATTCTTGCTTCAGATGATTTCCCAGCCTTTTATATCTTTGCTTTTACGGGAGATTTCGTGCAGGATCTAGCATCCTGCTAG
- the LOC141594516 gene encoding putative F-box protein At3g52320 has translation MEMNIKRNPRRRVKRRKSDTSNASIPHIPDEIQIEILSWLPFKSLSRCKCVSKHWNDTLTIQAFLVKHSRSYDKHSKLAFVACSTIWSEGSIISIKINDDNARKTTDSWINGHDEYFTDLPTKNDIFMSNICNDLICLFDPNTTRASLLNIKTRDFICLPAITIKSVDPFKFWYALGFDPVNKVFKVLSIIYESTRKCAKKAAILTVGSKYWNPIDYKSLPSSVTKKLPMCSSTNNLCFDGVIYWVREKIIKAVKVLTVAAFDLNREASRQFELVRIPVSGRPFKYYLTSLKDCPTLFIWKVESHDTREVEQWTLLNHKNPMNATWKMWKFTNDNFRKMNYEIAVAGGSILVQFVGWIDPRGLCQRRQFLYSSYDLENFAIK, from the coding sequence ATGGAGATGAATATCAAGCGAAACCCTAGACGCAGAGTTAAAAGACGGAAGTCCGATACGAGCAATGCATCAATTCCACACATCCCAGACGAAATTCAGATTGAAATTCTGTCCTGGCTGCCATTCAAGTCATTGTCGAGATGCAAGTGTGTTTCAAAACACTGGAATGATACATTAACCATACAAGCATTCTTGGTTAAACACTCTCGTTCATATGATAAGCATTCAAAACTTGCCTTTGTGGCATGCTCGACTATTTGGAGCGAAGGCTCGATTATCTCAATCAAGATCAACGATGACAACGCCCGCAAAACAACTGACTCCTGGATTAACGGGCATGACGAATATTTCACTGATTTACCTACGAAAAATGATATTTTCATGTCCAATATATGCAACGACCTTATTTGTCTCTTTGATCCAAATACAACTCGTGCCAGTCTTTTAAACATAAAAACCCGGGATTTTATCTGCCTTCCTGCAATAACTATCAAGTCTGTGGATCCTTTCAAATTCTGGTATGCATTAGGGTTTGATCCTGTAAATAAGGTATTCAAAGTTCTGAGTATTATTTACGAAAGCACAAGAAAATGTGCTAAAAAGGCCGCGATATTAACGGTTGGATCGAAATATTGGAACCCAATTGACTATAAATCTTTACCTAGTTCAGTGACCAAGAAGTTGCCTATGTGTAGTAGCACCAATAACCTTTGTTTTGACGGAGTGATTTATTGGGTCCGTGAAAAAATAATTAAGGCTGTTAAAGTGCTAACCGTTGCTGCTTTTGATTTGAATCGCGAGGCGTCCAGACAATTCGAGCTTGTTAGGATACCCGTGAGTGGAAGGCCATTCAAATACTATTTGACTTCTTTGAAAGACTGTCCGACTTTGTTTATTTGGAAGGTGGAAAGTCATGACACTCGAGAGGTAGAACAATGGACATTACTTAACCATAAAAACCCGATGAATGCGACTTGGAAAATGTGGAAGTTTACTAATGATAATTTTCGcaaaatgaattatgagatagCTGTTGCAGGAGGTAGCATCCTCGTACAATTTGTTGGATGGATTGATCCCAGAGGACTATGTCAACGACGACAGTTTTTGTATTCATCGTATGATCTTGAGAATTTCGCCATAAAGTAA